In Chitinophagaceae bacterium C216, the genomic stretch GTGGTCGTGGAAATGTGTTTCAACGCCGGCAATATCTGCAACCCTTCTATTGCTGAGGTGACCGTCATGGGTGGCGTAATGATCCCGTCAGCCATAAGAGCCGCACCTCCAATCATGGCTGGAAACACCAACCATTTTCTGCGCCGCCTCACCAAAGCATAAAGAGCAAACGTACCCCCTTCACCACGGTTATCCGCCTTTAAAATCAACATTACATATTTAATAGTAGTTTGAAGGGTGAGCGTCCAGATAATACAGGATAGGGTTCCGATAATCAACTCTTCCGTAACCTGACGATTCCCTATAATTGCGTTAAAAACGTATAAAGGAGAAGTTCCTATGTCGCCAAAAATAATACCTAGTGCTATGAGTAAGCCCGCTGCTGTCGCCTTATTATTGTGAGGTTTCACTATATACGAGTCATTTATTTAGAAAAACAAACTACAAAGTTTGTTCAAAATCAGATAAAACGAAAAAATCTTCATTTTCTTGTATTCCATCACCTCTTTTTGAAAAGAAAAGTTATAATTTTCAAAGTTGCATTTTACTTGACATTGATACTCATTGTATTTGTAAATTTACATAGTAAAACTATTGAGTTGTAGTCCCAACTCATGGTCCTAATTTTCACAAATCTAACTATCATTAAACGATATACATATGAGAACAAAATTTTTATCCGTATTCATAATGATCCTCTGCAGCCTACAGATGGCTTTAGGCCAGCATGTGGTATATGCAGACATCAATCCGAACGATGTGCTGCAGATGAATTTTGAGATATTAGGTAAGGCTGCCAACAATTATCTTGTATACAAAGAGCGCAATGATAAGCATCGCATCAGCGTGTATGATGCCAATATGCATCTATTGGAAGAAGTCCCCGTAACGATTTTACCTAATCGCAAATCCTTATTAGATGTGGCTTTTTTTGCAGGACCTCGCCAGTACTATCTGTTGTTCCAGCATCAAGAAGGGGATGTGGTATATCTGAAAGCAGCTACCATACATCCTAACGGACGTATACTGGACGAACCAATAATACTGGACACAACCATGATTGCTTATAAAACCGATAATAAAATTTACAGCACTGTTGCCAGCAATGACAACAGCAAACTGATGGTTTTTAAGATTAACAAAAGAGACCGTAAACTTTACAAAGTCTCTACAAAACTCTTTGATGAAAATCTTCAGCCCATCTCCGAAGGCCAGTTCTCCTTACCCATGGAATATAAAGGAGATTATATAAGTGGGCACAGTATTGCCAATGACGGCAGTTATGCATTTGTAAAATATAATCGCCATAATGATGGCAATATAGTAGACGCCTCATTAATAGTAAAGCCAGCCGGTGCAGATACATATAAAGAGTATCCACTAAATATCGGCGACCTTTTCCTCGACGATATTAAACTAATGGTGGATGACATGAACGGGCGTTATTTACTCGCCTCCTTTTTCAGTACGCATAAAAGAGGGGATATTGAAGGTTTATACGTAGCTGCACTAGATCAAAAGGACGGAAGCGTGGCTTTTGAAAAAACCACTCTCTTTAGTGATGATCTGAAGAAAAGAGCAAAAGGTAGGTCCAATACCAAAAATGCATTTAATGACTTTTTCATTAATAATATCATAGTACACAAAGACGGCAGCTTCACTATCGGCTCCGAACGCCTTTATAACACCAATAATTGGGATCGTTGGGGCTTCTGGGGTGCTCCTTACTGGGGACCTGGTCCTTGGGGCTTTTGGGGTCCTACATGGGGGTGGGGGTGGAGTCGCTGGTCGTTCTGGTGGCCCTATTCTTTCTACTCACCCTTCTTCTATCGCAGCTACTGGTGGGGCTATTGGGGCCCAGCATGGGGAGGCAGAAATGTGGAGTTCAATGCAGGAAATGTAGCCTTAGTTTCTTTTGATAAAAATGGAGATAAAACGTGGGATGAAGTTATCGTCAAATCGCAAAGCGAATCCAATACCGACGCAACTATTTCCTATCAGATTGTGCCGTCTGGCGATAATATGCATTTCCTCATTAACAACTCAGGAAAATTATCTGTGTTGGAAAACATTATTATCAGTAACGATGGTTCGCTAACTAAAGACGGAGGAATACAGGCTAAAGAAAAACGTATGAACTTCATGCCCCGATATGCCAAACAAATCGAATCAAACGAAGTTATTATTCCCTATGCACTTAAAAACAACATTGGTTTTGCTAAACTAAGCTTATAAGCATTATTAACGCTCAAGACACAGCTATTGCTTCTGAAAAACAGCAATAGCTGTTTTTTATATCTACTTTTGCACATAATATCTCAACTAGACATGACAGGCATCTTCAGGCAAAAAGCACCGGGCAATATTATACTGCTTATTATTGTAGGAGTACTACTGAAACTTCCTGTTTTCTTTTCAAGTAAAGGTTTTATCATTAAAGACAGCGATAGCGACCTATATCGCTATCTGGTCTCTTTCATCCAACAAAATTCTGGAGATAGCGCTTTTGTATTTGCATCGTTAGCCTTTATTTTAAATATCCTCATTGCGTTCATTCTAGTAAACTTTACCAATACGGACAGATTCGTAAATAAAGCCAACTATCTGATAGGCATGGCTTATATACTTATTACTTCTTTCCTACCCGCTTTCAATCTTTTTTCATCCAACCTACTGGCATCGGTATTGATGTTACTAACATTTCGATTATTATTCAGATCTTATCATGTAGGCTCCGCCAAAAGTCATATGTTTAATGCCGGCCTATTAATTAGTGTGGCCTCGCTTTTGTTTTTGCCTTCTATTATTTTTCTGTTGTGGGGCTTCATCGCTCTATTAGTATTGCGTCCGTTTCGTATTACAGAATGGATAATACTGTTATTGGGCATCATTATGCCTTATTATTTTTATGCAGCATATCTTTTTCTGACAGATAACTTTAATGTTCCCGAGTATTTCTTCCATTTATCCTTTATTTCTACTAAAATCAGCCTCTCGCTCTGGCATGCAGGTGCATTATTTTTATTACTGGCGCCCTTGCTGGCAGGATTTTATTATGTACAAATCAATGCTGATAAAATGCTCGCTCATATCCGTAAAGGCTGGTATCTTTTCCTATGGTATCTGGTAATAGCAGTGCTCATTGCTCTTTTTGAAGTAGATAACTCTTTTGAAAATATAGTACCTATTCTAGTACCTGTTGCTGCATTTCACGGATATGGCTATCTAAATACAGAAGTGAAGCAATTTCCTCTTATTGCTTTCTGGGTTACCGCCGCCTTTATCATTGCTGCTCAACTTTATAGCCAAATCTGGTAAAAAAATACCGTCGATAGCTATCTGCGTTTGTTTGTGACGCGAAACGCTGTTACCTTTGTACATATTTCCGAAATGGCAACGTCATTTCCCCTTTTAAGGAGATGCATATTACGTTCCATTCTAAAAACCGACAAAAGTTATACGAATGAAATTTGGAGTAGTTGTTTTTCCGGGTTCCAATTGCGACAGAGATATGCAGGATGCCTTATCTGTTGATCTTCAACAGGAAGTAATCATGCTTTGGCATAAAAGCGAAGATCTGAGCGCCTTTACTAAAGACGATTGTATCGTACTCCCTGGAGGATTTTCTTACGGAGACTATTTGCGTTGTGGTGCCATTGCCCGGTTCAGCCCCATTATGCAGAAGGTAATAGAATTTGCCCATGCAGGTGGAAAAGTATTGGGTGTCTGTAATGGATTTCAGATTCTTTGCGAATCCGGACTGCTTCCAGGAGCGTTATTACGCAACGAAAAACAAAAATTCATCTGTAAAAACCTATATCTCAAGCCTGATGGTTTCTACAAAGAAACTATTATGGGCGATGAGGCGGTATATCAAGAGGTATATAAAATACCCATCGCGCATGGCGAAGGACGCTATCATGCCGATGAAAAAGTATTGGATGAGCTAGAAGCCAATGGCCAGATTATTTTCCGTTATTGCAACGAAAAAGGTGAAGTAGTTCCCGAAGCAAACCCCAACGGTTCTGTAAGAAATATTGCAGGCATTTGCAATAAAAACCGTAACGTATTTGGCATGATGCCGCACCCAGAAAGAGCCTGCAGTGCCGCATTGGGTAATGAAGATGGGAAAAAAATTCTTACTTCCTTACTAATGGCCGCGCAACCTGTACTCTAAAAAATGTATCTGTAATACGGATATATTAATTTTTTTGAACAATGAAAAACATTTTACTGGCAATAGTCGCTGTATTCACATTGACAGCCACTTATGCGCAACTTAAACCTGTTAGCTGGAAATTTTCAAGCAAGAAAATTTCTGACAAGGAATATGAAATACACATGACCGCAACCATAAAAAACGGCTGGCATTTGTATTCACAAACACAACCTAAGGGTGCTATAGCTATCCCTACCAAGTTTGTTTTTGTAAACAATCCGCTGGTGGTGTTGAAGGGCAATGTGGCTGAAGTAGGTAAACTGGAAAAATATCAAGATCCAATATTGAAAGTAACCGCTAACCAATACTCCAACAGCGTCACCTTTGTACAAAAAGTCACTCTGAAGGCACCTGCCAAAACCAATGTTTCAGGCAATGTTACCTTCCAGACCTGTGATGACAAGCAGTGCTTACCTCCGGAAAAAGTTTCCTTTAATGTGAGTTTGGGTTAACGCACGGAGCTTTGCTCTGTCTTATTTCCCCCATCTGAAGCTTTTGATATCAAAACCTGCTAGGTCTAATACACGATCTGTAACCGTAGCCGCTAGTTCATCAATAGTTCTAGGTAGGCTATAATAAGAAGGTGTTGCAGGACATATAATACCTCCGGCTAAAGTTACTAGCTCCATATTTTTAATGTGAACGAGGCTGTAGGGTGTTTCCCGTACTACACAAATGAGTTTTCTACGCTCTTTAAGTACCACATCTGCAGCCCGTGTAATAAGATCGTTCGATATTCCATGAGCAATACGACCTAGTGCTCCCATAGAGCAGGGTGCGATAATCATGGTATCATATTGGCCACTTCCCGATGCAAATGGAGCCGTGAAATCATTTTTATGAAAATAGGTTACACCGGCCTGCTCCACAAAATCTTCTCCCATCTCCACTTTCCATACCTCCTTAGCATTATCCGTAACTACTACGGACAGGTCTTGCCATTGTTCTCGTATGCTCAGCAGCTTGCCGATGATTTGAGCAGCATAAATAGATCCGCTGGCTCCGGTTATCGCTAATACAATTTTTCTCTTCATAATACACGATTTAGCTTTCTGCCACACCTCCGGTAACGGTATATTTCATCGCCTCTCCGGCTGTCAAATTTTCGATAGGTCGTATGCGCTCCTTTGGCAGAATATACAATTGTCCCGCAAAGTTATAGGCCTGCGGTACATATACCCCTACCATATCCTGCCCCATATTGAACTTTTCCATATCCTCATCGGTGAGAAAACCGATAATCCATACATCATTATTAAACACATTAACAAGTACAGCTTTGGTAAACTTCTTTTTTTCGCCACCAAATGCCTGAAAAAAATCTTTTATGGCTTTGTATATAAGACTGATCCCGGGCGTACGTTCCAGCCAGTGATCAAAAAAATTGATCACGCTACCCATAATGAAATAGCTGCTCATCCACCCTATGAGAATGATAAAAGCAATAATGAGGATAAAACCAACTCCTGGAGTGGTAAATACGGCCGGCCTTAACAGACCGTCGACCCAGTCGAATACTATATAAAGTATATAGGCCGTAATCGCCACGGGAGCCAAAATAACCAGCCCCTGAATGAAATAACGAAACAGTTTTTTCAACAAAGTGTCTTTTGACGGTTGCTTTCTATAGTTTGCCATATATGCAAGATAGCACATCTTATCATGATACTTAAATGTGACTAAGTAATAGAAAATTGCCATTCACGGGAAAATATCTACCGTTCACCTAAAATATTTCCTCCTTCGCCTTAAAGTAATTTAGTTTCGCAATCGTCATTAATAGAGGTTGTACATTATAGAATTACCGTGGGAAACTTTGGCAACTAGAAAAGTTTCCATAGTTTCGCGCCTCAATATGGTAATGATCATTGACAATAAGGCAAGAATAAGAGAAGCGGCTTGCGATCTCTTTATGCAGCTGGGTATGCGTCGTGTAAGCATGGATGACATTGCGCAAGCCTTGGGAATGAGTAAAAAAACGCTTTATCTATATTATGCTGATAAAGAAAGCCTGGTGGAAGACACCGTTGATATGCTACTGAAAAACAGTAGTGTCGCTTGTGAAAATTGCCGCAAACTGGCCGAAAATGCAATACATGAATGCTTTCTGGTTACAGCAGTCCTCACAGAAAGTATGGTACGAATAAACCCGGTATTGATTTTCGATATCCAGCGATACTATCCGGCAGCACAGAAAAAAATTGAAAAATTTAGAAAAGAGTATCTGTACAAATTCTTTAAAACAGGTATTGAAACAGGAATTAGGCAGGAGTTATTTAAGAAAGATATTAATCCCAGCCTTATTAGTTGGTTTCGGATTGAAACACTCAGCCTGCAGTTTCAACAACAATTTGTACAGGACATAGACATGGATGTTATCTCTCTACAAAAAGAATTATCTCTATTCTTTTTGCACGGACTTGCAACACCCAAAGGAATTAAGTTGATAGAGAAATATAAAAAACCAAAGATTTAAAACCCTTACTGATGAAAAAAGCTAAATGGGCCTTGATAGCGTTTTTGCTATTTGCACTTGCAGAAACGAACCAGGCGCAGACGGTTCACCGGTTCTCACTGGAGGAGGCACTGGCTTACGCCGAAAAAAATAATGTACAGGTAAAAAATGCCTTACTGGATATCGATCTCCAGCAACAAGTGAACAGAGAAGTAACCGGAATGGCATATCCCCAGATCAGCGCAAATGGCAATATCACCTACAATCCCAATGTTGCCGTGCAGCGCTTTCCAAACTTCTTTGCACCCGCCATCATCGGTGTACTGAAAGAATTGGATGTACGCGATGGAAGTGGTCAACCCATTGATGAAGATCCCAATGCCGATTATGGATTTATCGATGCACAGTTTGGCACCAAGTGGACTTCCAATGCAGGCGTATCACTGAGTCAGATCTTATTCGACGGACAGGTATTTACAGGCCTACAAGCGCGCAAAACGTTGATCGATTATAAGCAAAAGGCAGCCGAAGTTACTTTCGAACAAATCAAGCTGAATATAACTAAGATATACTACCAGCTTATACTTAGCAAAACGCAAATTGCATTATTGGATTCCAATCTGGCCTTGCTAGAAAAAAATAAGCATGATACTAAAATCATGTACGACAACGGTTTTGCTGAAAAACTTGATATAGATCGGCTGGATGTACAAATCACTAATCTGAAATCCCAACGCGCTCAAATCGTTAACAGTGTTAACAACGGCTATTTAGGACTGAAAATGCTCATTGGTATGCCCATGCAAGATCAGCTATATCTTACCGATACGCTGACCGATGATAGCATCAGAGACGGAGTATTGGAAGCCATGTCATTCGACTACGCTGAGAGAAAAGATTTTCAGAGTGCATTGCTGGGAGAAAAACTCAATCAATACGACATTCAACGCTATCAGTACAGTAAAATTCCTACTCTTAGCTTATCTGGAAACTATATGAAAATGGCGATGGAAAATACGCTGAAAAGAACCATGAACGGCATGTGGTTTACAGCAAGCTCAATTGCCCTCAATCTACATGTGCCTCTTTTTACTGGTTTTGCTACCAATGCCAAAATCGCACAGGCAAGAATACGTTTAAGGCAAACTCAAAACCAGATCGAAGCTTTAAAGCTAACCATAGATCAAGAACGAGAATCTGCTATCAATACTTTTAAATCTGCCATTGCCGATATGGATTATCAGAAACAAAATATGCTGCTGGCAGAAAAAGTATATCAGCAAACAAAAAAGAAATATGAAGTAGGAACTGGTAGTCAGCTGGAGATTGATAATGCACGTATTCAGTTGCAAACCGCACAGACAAATTATTATAACGCATTATATAACGCAGTTATTGCAAAAGTTGACTTCCTGAAAGCATCCGGCAAACTTTAACCTTATAACAAACTAAAACCCGTTTTATGCAACATATAATAAAACTAACCGTAATTGGAGTAAGCACAGCCCTTCTCGTTTCATGCGGAGGAGGCAAAAAGGAGAAAAACAGCGAGCTCAATGATAAAAAAGTTCAGCTTGAAAAACTGAAACTTGAGCAAAAGAAAATAACGGATCAAATCAACAAACTACATGATGAGATTGCAGCTCTGGACTCTACATTTGAAAAAGCCAAACTGGTAACAATAGAAAAAATAGGTGCAGATGCCTTTGATCATTATATCGATCTTCAAGGCCGTATCGATGCACAGAAAAGCGCATACGTAGCGCCCCGTAATGGGCAAGGAGGTATTGTTCGTGCTATTTATGTCAAAGAGGGTGACAGAGTTCGCAAAGGTCAAACACTCTTGAAGCTGGACGATGCCGTGGCCCGTCAGCAAGTTGCTGCTGCGGAACAACAAGTAGCTACCGTAAAATCACAACTGGAACTAGCCCGCACAACCTATCAGCGTCAAAAAAACCTGTGGGATAACAACATCGGCGCCGAAATGCAGGTAATTCAGGCTAAGGCTACAGTGGATCAGCTCACCGCCCAACTGAAAGCAGCGGAAGCACAAGCAAGTGCCGCCAGAGAGCAATTGAGCTTTACTAACGTTACTGCAGATATCGATGGAATCATTGATCAGCTGAACGTACGTGTGGGCGAACTTTTTACAGGAGTGAGCGCTTCAGGTCCTCAAGTATCTATTGTAAACACATCTGCATTGCGTTTGCTGGTAAATGTTCCTGAGAATTATCTGGGTCGCATTAAAGAAGGAACCCCCATTACTGTAACCTTACCGGAATCTAATAATAAACAAATCAAAACAAAAGCAACCGTTGTAAGCAAGATGATTGATCCTGCAACAAGAAGCTTTTATGTAGAGGCCTCTATTCCTGCTGATCCTGCTATTCGAGCTAATCAGATTGCGAAGGTGCAAATACTAGATTACAGTAAGAACGATGCCGTTACGATTCCCGTAAATACGCTTCAAACCGACCAGAATGGAAAATTTGTACTGGTAGCGGTTTCGGAAAACAACAAACTGGTAGTGCGTAAGAAACGTGTGGTTCCAGGAGAATTATATGGTGACAGATTGGAAATCAAATCAGGACTTGAAGTAGGTGATCAGTTGATAACCGAAGGCTTTCAAAGCCTGTATGAAGGTCAAAAAATCACTACTTCTCCCTTACAATAACACATTAAGACTGCTTGGCAGTCATTCTGAGAAAACTAAAGTCAAAACTTCAAACAACCTCGTATGAGTGTTCTGGAAAATTTCAACGAAAAGTTTAAAGAGTTTAAGCCAACGTCGTGGGCGGTGAAAAACCGCACCACGGTGTATCTGCTTATTCTTTTTGTATCCATATTTGGTGCTACCACTTTTGTAACCTTGCCTAAGGAAAGCTTTCCCGATGTGGTAATACCTACTGTATACATCTCCACTATATACGTGGGTAACTCTCCCAGAGATATGGAGAATCTGGTAACCCAACCTATCGAAAAACAGATAAAGGGTATTACCGGAGTAAAAGTGAGTAAGGTAACCAGTACTTCCGTTCAAGACTTCTCGGCAATTCAGGTAGAATTTGGTACGGATGTAAAAATTGATGTGGCCTTGCAGAAGGTGAAGGATGCGATTGATAAGGCCAAACAGGACCTACCTACCGATCTTACACAGGAACCCACGGCACTTGAAGTAAGCCTTTCTGAAATTCCCATCATGTATGTGAACCTGAGCGGGGACTATGATGGTGTACGCTTGAAAGAATATGCGGACAAACTAAAAGATAAATTGGAAGAACTTCCGCAAATTACCCGTGTTGACATGGTGGGTGCCCCCGAAAGAGAATTTCAGGTAAATGTAGATAATGCCCGCATGCAGGCGGCCGGAGTTACCTTCGATGATATTGCTAATGCCATCCGCTATGAAAATATGGACATTAGTGGTGGTCTGCTCGAAGTGGGCAACATGAAACGCACGCTCCAATTAAAGGGGCAGTTTAAGAATGCCTTTGATATTGAACAAGTCATTCTGCGTAATACCAATGGGCAGCCTATATATTTGAAAGATATTGCCACCATCAAGGATACTATCAAAGAAACAGAAAGCTACGCGCGTCTTAACGGGAAAAACGTTGTAACGCTCAACATTGTAAAACGTAGTGGTGAAAACCTTATCGAAACCAGCGATGCCGTTAAGCAGCTCGCTGAAGAGATGAAAGAGGAAGTCTTCCCCAAAGATTTGAATGTTGTGATCACAGGTGATCAGAGTATTTCCACACGCACCTCGTTTAACGATTTGGTAAACTCTATTGTAATCGGGTTTATTCTGGTTCTGATTATTTTGATGTTCTTTATGGGGCTGACCAATGCGTTCTTCGTAGCGCTGAGCGTACCGCTGAGTATGTTCGTAGCCTTTATGTTCATTCCGTTGGGTGAAGTAATAATTGGAAGCAACATCACGCTAAACTTTATGGTGTTGTTTGCACTACTCTTTGGACTGGGTATTATTGTGGATGACGCTATTGTGGTGATAGAAAATACCCACCGCATATTTGTAGAAGCCAAAGGAGCCATCAATTCTCAAACAGCAGCGATGATGGCCGCCGGAGAAGTGTTTGTTCCGGTACTTGCTGGTACGCTTACTACTTTAGCACCTTTCTTTCCGCTGTTGTTCTGGCCGGGTATTATCGGTAAGTTCATGGTATATCTGCCGCTGATGCTCATATTTACATTGGCTGCATCATTATTGGTAGCCTTTATCATGAACCCAGTATTTGCGGTGGACTTCATGAATCATCCGGAAGATCATACGGTCAAAAAGAAATCTCACGTATTTCGCTCCAAGTCATTTATAGCAATGATAGCCATTGGAGTTTTCTTTGATCTGTTAGGATTTTTGGCAGGACCCAATGGTAGTTTCTTGTTCTTCATCGGTAATATATCGCTCTTCCTAGCCATCCTTACGGTGCTCAACACCTATTTCTTTAACGACTGGGTACATAGATTCCAGAACCGTGTATTACCTTGGATCATGAACCATTATGAGTCGTTATTAAAGTGGGCGGTTAATGGCTGGCGTCCTGTATGGCTGTTGCTAGGAGCTTTTGGATTGCTCGTCTTTTCATTTATAATATTCGGAATATCTTCGGCAGTGGGCAGAACCCAGGTAGTGTTCTTCCCCGAATCCGATCCTAACTATATATATGTGTATCTGAAGTTGCCTACCGGTACGGATGTGGAATATACAGATTCCATTACGCGATATCTGGAAAGCAAAGTGAATGAAGCTTTGGATATCGATTACGCCAACAATAAAACTAATCCTATTGTTGAAAGTGTAATTGCAAACGTAGCCGTAGGTGCCGCAGACCCCAATAGTGGTGATAGAAGTACGCGAAGCGAGTTGGGTCGTATACAAGTATCCTTTGTGGAATACGAAAAACGACATGGCCAGAGCACGGCTCCTTATCTGGATAAGATTCGTGCAGCCATTAAAAATATACCCGGTGCAGAGATTTCTGTAGAGCAAGAACAAAATGGCCCGCCCACTGAACCACCGATTAATATTGAAGTGGCCAGTGAGCAATTTGATGATATGATCAAAACTGCAGTGGACCTTAAAAACTATCTGGATAGTATTCAGATTCCAGGGGTAGAAGAATTGAAGATGAATGTGGATCTAGCCAGCCCGGAAATTAGTCTTACCGTAAATAGAGAAAGGGCTTTAAGAGAAGGTGTTTCTTCTGCGCAGATTGGTATGCATCTACGTACTGCCTTATTCGGTAACGAAGCCAGTAAAATAAAAGATGGTGAAGACGAGTACAAAATCTATATCCGTAGTGATGAGCTGCAAAGAAAAAGTCTCACCGATCTTTTAAATATGAATATTACATTTAGAGATATGGCTACCGGTCAGGTAAAGAGCGTACCCATCAGCTCTTTGGTGAATGTAGATTATACCAATACCCTAGGTAGCGTGCAGCGCAAAAATCAGAAACGGGTGATTACTTTAAGAAGTAATGTGCTTTCAGGATATACTCCCACTGCAGTAAACGCACAAATCGCCAAAGCGATACAAGGATTTAGAATAACTGGAGATGATGTCACCATTAAACAAACCGGTGAAGGGGAACAACAAGCAGAAACAGGAGCTTTCCTCACCAAGGCTTTGTTAATCGCGCTGGGACTGATTTTACTGGTACTGGTATGGCAGTTCAACTCCATGAGTAA encodes the following:
- the purQ gene encoding Phosphoribosylformylglycinamidine synthase subunit PurQ — protein: MKFGVVVFPGSNCDRDMQDALSVDLQQEVIMLWHKSEDLSAFTKDDCIVLPGGFSYGDYLRCGAIARFSPIMQKVIEFAHAGGKVLGVCNGFQILCESGLLPGALLRNEKQKFICKNLYLKPDGFYKETIMGDEAVYQEVYKIPIAHGEGRYHADEKVLDELEANGQIIFRYCNEKGEVVPEANPNGSVRNIAGICNKNRNVFGMMPHPERACSAALGNEDGKKILTSLLMAAQPVL
- the ubiX gene encoding Flavin prenyltransferase UbiX → MKRKIVLAITGASGSIYAAQIIGKLLSIREQWQDLSVVVTDNAKEVWKVEMGEDFVEQAGVTYFHKNDFTAPFASGSGQYDTMIIAPCSMGALGRIAHGISNDLITRAADVVLKERRKLICVVRETPYSLVHIKNMELVTLAGGIICPATPSYYSLPRTIDELAATVTDRVLDLAGFDIKSFRWGK
- the betI_2 gene encoding HTH-type transcriptional regulator BetI; this encodes MVMIIDNKARIREAACDLFMQLGMRRVSMDDIAQALGMSKKTLYLYYADKESLVEDTVDMLLKNSSVACENCRKLAENAIHECFLVTAVLTESMVRINPVLIFDIQRYYPAAQKKIEKFRKEYLYKFFKTGIETGIRQELFKKDINPSLISWFRIETLSLQFQQQFVQDIDMDVISLQKELSLFFLHGLATPKGIKLIEKYKKPKI
- the mdtA_1 gene encoding Multidrug resistance protein MdtA; the protein is MQHIIKLTVIGVSTALLVSCGGGKKEKNSELNDKKVQLEKLKLEQKKITDQINKLHDEIAALDSTFEKAKLVTIEKIGADAFDHYIDLQGRIDAQKSAYVAPRNGQGGIVRAIYVKEGDRVRKGQTLLKLDDAVARQQVAAAEQQVATVKSQLELARTTYQRQKNLWDNNIGAEMQVIQAKATVDQLTAQLKAAEAQASAAREQLSFTNVTADIDGIIDQLNVRVGELFTGVSASGPQVSIVNTSALRLLVNVPENYLGRIKEGTPITVTLPESNNKQIKTKATVVSKMIDPATRSFYVEASIPADPAIRANQIAKVQILDYSKNDAVTIPVNTLQTDQNGKFVLVAVSENNKLVVRKKRVVPGELYGDRLEIKSGLEVGDQLITEGFQSLYEGQKITTSPLQ
- the mdtC_1 gene encoding Multidrug resistance protein MdtC gives rise to the protein MSVLENFNEKFKEFKPTSWAVKNRTTVYLLILFVSIFGATTFVTLPKESFPDVVIPTVYISTIYVGNSPRDMENLVTQPIEKQIKGITGVKVSKVTSTSVQDFSAIQVEFGTDVKIDVALQKVKDAIDKAKQDLPTDLTQEPTALEVSLSEIPIMYVNLSGDYDGVRLKEYADKLKDKLEELPQITRVDMVGAPEREFQVNVDNARMQAAGVTFDDIANAIRYENMDISGGLLEVGNMKRTLQLKGQFKNAFDIEQVILRNTNGQPIYLKDIATIKDTIKETESYARLNGKNVVTLNIVKRSGENLIETSDAVKQLAEEMKEEVFPKDLNVVITGDQSISTRTSFNDLVNSIVIGFILVLIILMFFMGLTNAFFVALSVPLSMFVAFMFIPLGEVIIGSNITLNFMVLFALLFGLGIIVDDAIVVIENTHRIFVEAKGAINSQTAAMMAAGEVFVPVLAGTLTTLAPFFPLLFWPGIIGKFMVYLPLMLIFTLAASLLVAFIMNPVFAVDFMNHPEDHTVKKKSHVFRSKSFIAMIAIGVFFDLLGFLAGPNGSFLFFIGNISLFLAILTVLNTYFFNDWVHRFQNRVLPWIMNHYESLLKWAVNGWRPVWLLLGAFGLLVFSFIIFGISSAVGRTQVVFFPESDPNYIYVYLKLPTGTDVEYTDSITRYLESKVNEALDIDYANNKTNPIVESVIANVAVGAADPNSGDRSTRSELGRIQVSFVEYEKRHGQSTAPYLDKIRAAIKNIPGAEISVEQEQNGPPTEPPINIEVASEQFDDMIKTAVDLKNYLDSIQIPGVEELKMNVDLASPEISLTVNRERALREGVSSAQIGMHLRTALFGNEASKIKDGEDEYKIYIRSDELQRKSLTDLLNMNITFRDMATGQVKSVPISSLVNVDYTNTLGSVQRKNQKRVITLRSNVLSGYTPTAVNAQIAKAIQGFRITGDDVTIKQTGEGEQQAETGAFLTKALLIALGLILLVLVWQFNSMSKPIIILTEIVFSIIGVLLGFTLTGLTVSVVMTGVGILGLAGIVIKNGILVIEFADELRARGLKTREAVIQAGKTRIIPVLLTAMAAILALIPLAVGFNINFYTLFSELNPRIFFGGDNVTFWKPLSWTIIFGLLFAFFMTLFMVPSMYLIAERLKRPMRKQYGGKWISFLGIPPFILLFIPLMIRTMWIQKRKVASRRKRLSQDPNVNEAFIGSWL